From a single Arcobacter sp. CECT 8986 genomic region:
- the clpA gene encoding ATP-dependent Clp protease ATP-binding subunit ClpA, which yields MISNELRSIFAQAVSYAKSCKHEYLTLEHIFLMTLHDEVIESLLTNLGLNNDELFDKTKKYLDENTPVLPEGIEDEPIESISLTKTIEQMVAHTQASGKRDAKVEDMFVAIIRDENSYGSYLLKSHGIQKVDILEEISHNGNDEFEDEELSKQDNKSTVLDKNAVELVELAKKGEIDPVIGRENEIARVIQILSRRKKNNPVLVGEPGVGKTAIAEGLALEVSKENIPDTLKDAKIFSLDLGSLLAGTKYRGDFEKKLKALLKEIGEVKNAILFIDEIHTIVGAGSVGGSAMDASNILKPMLSNGKLRCIGATTFAEFRNDFSKDKALSRRFAKVDINEPSIEDTVTILEGLKSKYEEFHNVKYSKASVELAVELSKKYINDRFLPDSAIDVIDEAGSLKKIESKNSKKAVNITKEDIENVIAKMAHIPPKSATKSDISLLKSLEKNMQKRVFGQDEAIKTIVKSIKRNKAGLGLDKKPIGSFLFTGPTGVGKTEVARELSTQLGIHFERFDMSEYMEAHTISRLIGAPAGYVGFENGGLLTEAIRKHPHCVLLLDEIEKAHPDLMSVLLQVMDNAELTDNSGNKADFQNVVLIMTSNLGATEANVMGFAKNENLNEDKAINKFFAPEFRNRLDSTVNFKPLSIEIVTQVVGKFIEDLEKQLESKKVKITISTRAKKELASLGYDKAMGARPLSRVISQKVKDELTDEILFGKLKKGGKVKIDFVQGEFTFKYDTLS from the coding sequence ATGATTAGCAATGAATTAAGAAGTATTTTTGCACAAGCTGTAAGTTACGCGAAGTCATGTAAGCATGAATATCTGACATTAGAACATATTTTTTTGATGACATTACATGATGAAGTAATAGAGAGTTTACTTACGAATTTAGGTTTAAATAATGATGAGTTATTTGATAAGACAAAAAAATATTTAGATGAAAATACTCCTGTTTTACCAGAGGGAATAGAAGATGAGCCAATAGAAAGCATATCTTTGACAAAAACTATCGAACAAATGGTAGCTCATACTCAAGCAAGTGGAAAAAGAGATGCAAAAGTTGAGGATATGTTCGTTGCTATAATAAGAGATGAGAACTCATATGGTTCATATCTTTTAAAATCTCATGGAATTCAAAAAGTTGATATTTTAGAAGAGATTTCTCATAATGGAAATGATGAATTTGAAGATGAAGAGTTGTCAAAGCAAGATAATAAATCTACTGTATTAGATAAAAATGCGGTTGAACTTGTAGAGTTAGCTAAAAAAGGTGAAATTGACCCTGTAATTGGAAGAGAAAATGAGATTGCAAGGGTGATTCAAATATTAAGTAGAAGAAAGAAAAATAATCCAGTCTTAGTTGGAGAACCAGGAGTTGGTAAAACTGCAATTGCAGAAGGATTAGCTCTTGAAGTTTCTAAAGAGAATATTCCAGATACTTTAAAAGATGCGAAGATTTTTTCTCTTGATTTGGGTTCATTACTTGCAGGTACAAAATATAGAGGTGATTTTGAGAAGAAACTAAAAGCACTTTTAAAAGAGATAGGTGAAGTTAAAAATGCAATTTTATTTATCGATGAAATTCATACAATTGTAGGTGCAGGAAGTGTTGGTGGAAGTGCAATGGATGCTTCAAATATATTAAAACCAATGTTATCAAATGGAAAATTAAGATGTATTGGTGCTACAACTTTTGCTGAGTTTAGAAATGATTTTTCAAAAGATAAAGCTCTAAGCAGAAGATTTGCAAAAGTAGATATAAACGAACCATCAATTGAAGATACTGTTACGATTTTAGAAGGACTAAAATCAAAATATGAAGAGTTTCATAATGTTAAGTATAGTAAAGCTTCAGTTGAATTAGCAGTTGAGTTAAGTAAAAAATATATAAATGATAGATTTTTACCAGATAGTGCAATTGATGTAATAGATGAAGCTGGTTCTTTGAAAAAAATAGAATCAAAAAATAGTAAAAAAGCTGTTAATATTACAAAAGAAGATATAGAGAATGTAATTGCAAAAATGGCTCATATTCCACCAAAATCTGCAACAAAATCAGATATTTCTTTACTAAAAAGTTTAGAAAAAAATATGCAAAAAAGAGTATTTGGTCAAGATGAAGCAATTAAAACAATTGTAAAATCAATTAAAAGAAATAAAGCTGGACTTGGACTTGACAAAAAACCTATTGGAAGTTTTTTATTTACAGGTCCTACAGGTGTTGGTAAAACAGAAGTTGCACGTGAATTATCAACTCAATTAGGTATTCATTTTGAAAGATTTGATATGAGTGAATATATGGAAGCTCATACAATATCAAGACTTATTGGTGCACCTGCTGGGTATGTTGGTTTTGAAAATGGTGGGTTATTAACAGAAGCAATTAGAAAACATCCACATTGTGTTTTATTATTAGATGAGATAGAAAAAGCACATCCAGATTTAATGTCTGTACTTCTTCAAGTAATGGATAATGCTGAGCTTACTGATAATAGTGGTAATAAAGCAGATTTTCAAAATGTAGTATTAATTATGACATCAAATCTTGGAGCAACAGAAGCAAATGTTATGGGATTTGCAAAAAATGAAAATCTAAATGAAGACAAAGCTATAAATAAATTCTTTGCACCTGAATTTAGAAATAGACTTGATTCTACTGTTAACTTTAAACCATTAAGTATTGAAATAGTAACTCAAGTTGTTGGTAAATTTATAGAAGATTTAGAAAAACAACTTGAAAGTAAAAAAGTAAAAATCACTATATCTACAAGAGCAAAAAAAGAACTTGCTTCTTTAGGTTATGATAAAGCAATGGGTGCTAGACCACTTTCAAGAGTAATAAGCCAAAAAGTTAAAGATGAATTAACTGATGAGATATTATTTGGAAAACTGAAAAAAGGTGGAAAGGTTAAAATAGATTTTGTACAAGGTGAATTTACTTTCAAATATGATACTTTAAGTTAA
- the bioD gene encoding dethiobiotin synthase: MIKEKNYYINKSLFISATNTDVGKTYGCKKFAIALTNLGLKVGYFKPFETGVIDKPLDGSAMLELVKELNPQFDFDINDVVPYQFRLPAAPYVAKNDTKIDFDFLLKQKKKLEEKCDVLIVEGAGGLLVPIEKDIFIIDLINMFNCEAILITPSKLGGINDTLLSIEALKTRNIKFDFYINLYQDKDTFEEVSLPFLKDYFPKINYLQEL; encoded by the coding sequence ATGATAAAAGAAAAAAATTACTATATAAACAAAAGCTTATTCATAAGTGCGACAAATACAGATGTTGGTAAAACTTATGGATGTAAGAAATTTGCAATTGCACTTACAAATTTAGGATTAAAAGTTGGTTATTTTAAACCTTTTGAAACAGGAGTTATTGATAAACCTCTTGATGGTTCAGCCATGCTAGAGTTAGTAAAAGAGCTAAATCCACAGTTTGATTTTGACATCAATGATGTTGTTCCTTATCAATTTAGACTTCCAGCAGCTCCATATGTAGCTAAAAATGATACAAAAATTGATTTTGATTTTTTACTTAAACAAAAAAAGAAATTAGAAGAAAAATGTGATGTACTTATAGTTGAAGGAGCAGGAGGATTGCTTGTACCTATTGAAAAAGATATATTTATTATTGATTTAATTAATATGTTTAATTGTGAAGCTATTTTAATTACTCCTAGTAAATTAGGTGGAATAAATGATACTTTACTTAGTATAGAAGCACTAAAAACTAGAAATATAAAATTTGATTTTTATATTAATTTATATCAAGATAAAGATACATTTGAAGAAGTATCTTTACCATTTTTAAAAGATTATTTTCCTAAAATTAATTACTTACAGGAATTATAA
- the clpS gene encoding ATP-dependent Clp protease adapter ClpS codes for MANEFEVELDNDIKLEEPKKYKVLLLNDDYSTMDFVIEVLVNIFRKKQDDAAQIMLNIHNKGKEVCGVYTHEIAATKVAQVTTLARERGFPLKAIMEEE; via the coding sequence GTGGCTAATGAATTTGAAGTAGAATTAGATAATGATATAAAATTGGAAGAACCAAAAAAGTATAAAGTATTATTACTAAATGATGATTATTCGACAATGGATTTTGTAATAGAGGTTTTAGTTAATATTTTTAGAAAAAAACAAGACGATGCGGCACAGATTATGTTAAATATACATAATAAAGGTAAAGAAGTGTGTGGTGTTTATACACATGAAATTGCAGCAACAAAAGTTGCTCAAGTAACAACACTAGCAAGGGAAAGAGGATTTCCTTTGAAAGCAATAATGGAAGAAGAGTAA
- a CDS encoding molybdopterin-dependent oxidoreductase, which yields MSSNKTVACPLDCYDACEAVIVNGKIRGNKEHFPTNGNLCANFISCTKEDYLKDAFYDNKKISLKESLDILVSKLKNVEPKNTLFYKGSGNIGVMQNSIKSFFAKYGSILTQGSLCDGGGGYGISLNRKEVVNPPIEQLQEADVIIVWGRNFSVTSSHMYELVKDKTFITIDPIKTHIAKNSELHLALNPKTDYELALLLTRFAYMQDLEDEEFCERFNSSEEFFDLAKSRPVISYEEATGVSLEDINRFFEIIENKKVALVLGLGVQKYYEGANITRCIDSFAAFLGLHNHKKHSGVWYLSNSKYGYENQFNMQTQNKKEKVTEVDFSKYDLVFVQGGNPVVSAPNTQRVIDGLKNSFVVLMGTTYNDTCKYADLIIPSCSFLQKNDIRLSYGHQYKAISNKVEEANENSISEYDLSKYLFESFNYDGLKDEKKILDYYINNSVEQYQFDNFEFIDDIEVNHLYEEKLENEFYFITAKKKKSLNSSFKIDNYLYLNPKTGFNDEDNVTLTSKYGKAKFIVKLTEDVKENCVLCYAGNKNANYITPYSSDESSSSAMYQEVLVSIDLS from the coding sequence TTGAGTTCAAATAAAACAGTAGCGTGCCCTCTTGATTGTTATGATGCATGTGAAGCTGTAATAGTAAATGGAAAAATAAGAGGAAATAAAGAGCATTTTCCTACAAATGGAAATTTGTGTGCTAATTTTATCTCTTGTACAAAAGAAGATTATTTAAAAGATGCATTTTATGATAATAAAAAAATATCTTTAAAAGAATCACTTGATATTTTAGTTTCTAAACTTAAAAATGTAGAACCTAAAAATACACTATTTTATAAAGGTAGTGGAAATATTGGTGTTATGCAAAATAGTATAAAAAGTTTTTTTGCAAAATATGGTTCTATTTTAACTCAAGGTAGTTTATGTGATGGTGGAGGAGGTTATGGAATCTCTTTAAATAGAAAAGAAGTTGTAAATCCACCAATAGAACAACTGCAAGAAGCAGATGTAATTATAGTATGGGGAAGAAACTTTTCTGTTACATCTTCTCATATGTATGAACTTGTAAAAGATAAGACATTTATTACTATTGACCCAATAAAAACGCATATTGCAAAAAACTCAGAATTACATTTAGCATTAAATCCAAAAACTGATTATGAACTTGCACTACTGCTTACTAGATTTGCTTATATGCAAGATTTAGAAGATGAAGAGTTTTGTGAAAGATTTAATTCCAGTGAAGAGTTCTTTGATTTAGCAAAGAGTAGACCAGTGATTTCGTATGAAGAAGCTACTGGTGTTAGTTTGGAAGATATAAATAGATTTTTTGAAATTATTGAGAATAAAAAAGTTGCTTTAGTTTTAGGTCTTGGAGTTCAAAAATATTATGAAGGTGCAAATATTACTAGATGTATTGATTCTTTTGCAGCTTTTTTAGGATTACATAACCATAAGAAACATAGTGGTGTTTGGTATTTAAGTAATTCAAAATATGGTTATGAAAACCAATTTAATATGCAAACTCAAAATAAAAAAGAGAAAGTAACTGAAGTTGATTTTTCTAAATATGATTTAGTTTTTGTGCAAGGTGGAAATCCAGTTGTGAGTGCACCAAATACACAAAGAGTTATTGATGGATTAAAAAATAGTTTTGTTGTTTTAATGGGAACAACTTATAATGATACTTGTAAATATGCTGATTTGATAATTCCTTCTTGCTCATTTTTACAAAAAAATGATATTAGATTATCATATGGACACCAATATAAAGCAATCTCTAATAAAGTAGAAGAAGCAAATGAAAACTCAATAAGTGAGTATGATTTATCTAAATATCTATTTGAGAGTTTTAATTATGATGGATTGAAAGACGAAAAAAAGATATTAGATTATTATATAAATAATAGCGTAGAACAATACCAATTTGATAATTTTGAGTTTATAGATGATATCGAAGTAAATCATCTTTATGAAGAGAAGTTAGAAAATGAGTTTTATTTTATAACTGCTAAAAAGAAAAAGAGTTTAAATTCATCTTTTAAAATAGATAACTATTTATACTTAAATCCTAAAACAGGTTTTAATGATGAAGATAATGTTACTTTAACATCGAAGTATGGAAAAGCTAAATTTATTGTAAAACTTACAGAAGATGTAAAAGAAAATTGTGTGTTATGTTATGCAGGAAATAAAAATGCAAACTATATAACTCCATACTCTAGTGACGAATCTTCTTCTAGTGCAATGTATCAAGAGGTCTTAGTAAGTATTGACTTATCGTAA
- a CDS encoding MFS transporter, translating to MTYRKLFKDYKVVRDLSLVQFISYFGAAFSNVAIYTMLVQFGSSSFAISLVTAMHFLPAIVIAPFSGAIIDRFKIKRLMLTLLITEFLMTLCFLLINSKEHLWLLLIFIFIRMSCTSMFFSTEMSLLAKLLKSDALRKANEIHSIIWSFCYAFAMAVSGFVVNFVGIKTAFIIDASFFLIAILVFVKINLIVEESDIKDKFFKIIKDGFLYIKSNKILVHLIILHTSVGLTSFDTLVTLLAKNEYKYVIATALSIGISNAVRALALMVGPYLIGKFVNQKSFFYILIFQALGIWLWAVFQFNFYLALIGLFATGFFTTTIWSYSYALIQENCDKKYLGRVLAYNDMIFMLANIITTLFIGLMASLTSLDIITYIIGFGFIIFAFYYRKVLQWL from the coding sequence TTGACTTATCGTAAACTTTTCAAAGATTATAAAGTTGTAAGAGATTTATCTTTAGTACAATTTATCTCATATTTTGGAGCTGCATTTTCAAATGTAGCAATTTATACTATGTTAGTACAATTTGGTAGTTCTTCTTTTGCTATATCATTAGTAACAGCTATGCACTTTTTACCTGCAATTGTTATTGCTCCATTTTCTGGTGCAATAATAGATAGATTTAAAATAAAAAGATTAATGCTGACTCTTTTAATTACAGAGTTTTTGATGACATTATGCTTTTTACTTATTAATAGTAAAGAGCATCTTTGGTTACTATTAATTTTTATTTTTATTAGAATGAGCTGTACTTCTATGTTTTTTTCAACAGAGATGTCTTTACTTGCAAAACTTTTAAAAAGTGATGCTTTAAGAAAAGCAAATGAAATTCACTCAATAATTTGGTCATTTTGTTATGCCTTTGCAATGGCAGTAAGTGGATTTGTTGTAAATTTTGTGGGGATAAAAACAGCATTTATTATTGATGCTTCTTTCTTTTTAATAGCGATTTTAGTATTTGTAAAAATTAATTTAATTGTTGAAGAATCAGATATAAAAGATAAGTTTTTCAAAATTATTAAAGACGGATTTTTATATATCAAAAGTAATAAAATATTAGTACATCTTATTATTTTACATACAAGTGTGGGGTTAACTTCATTTGATACTTTGGTTACTTTATTAGCTAAAAATGAGTATAAATATGTGATTGCAACTGCTTTGTCTATTGGTATTTCAAATGCAGTAAGAGCATTAGCTTTAATGGTTGGGCCATATTTAATAGGTAAATTTGTAAATCAAAAAAGCTTTTTTTATATATTGATTTTTCAAGCACTAGGTATTTGGCTATGGGCTGTTTTTCAATTTAATTTTTATTTAGCATTAATAGGACTTTTTGCAACTGGATTTTTTACTACAACAATTTGGTCTTACTCTTATGCACTAATTCAAGAAAATTGTGATAAAAAATATCTTGGTAGGGTTTTGGCATATAATGATATGATTTTTATGTTAGCAAATATTATTACTACACTTTTTATTGGTTTAATGGCAAGTTTAACTTCACTAGATATAATAACATACATTATTGGTTTTGGTTTTATTATATTTGCGTTTTATTATAGGAAAGTTTTACAATGGCTATAA
- a CDS encoding sensor histidine kinase: MFHEKYLSKLIIFTPIILIILVTTLVTFTQINKLENKFIDDSSKLKAKLINEEKNKLSQKIDTLNDYILYKKSTTKNIINEQIQKRVELVYNIVLHKYNKDTGILRQSETKKDLINIIKQMNLDNNGYFFLIDIKNKNFKPIIYPSNKNYINKNITNTNDVAHHEFILKSKELLKVKDEGYVTYTLKQNINKLSDYQKISFIKKFEPYHWLIGYGEYFEIIDNLLKQDVLNRINSLAYSSEQKIFVLDKNNNILNKSEDKSLKIQDKDFIKKVELYRNSDYEKTFFYWTKNYENLIAFKYIKEWNWVLVNSIDLKSLEKTIIDIIGNKKIEEKNFITYSIKIAFIVILIGSLLTFFLSKRIEMIFKSYKNNIESQKNALKNINATLESKVKEKTKALELLNEQLKDEVQKEVLKNREKDQMLFNQSKMAAMGEMIGNIAHQWRQPLSTISTAASGIAIKIDYNLVSPEEIKDDLKSIVNTTQYLSQTIEDFRNFFKENKQKENFNLKDCINDSLNIVDSSFKNNYIEVVLNTEDIEVHTIKSELTQAILNILTNAKDILTDKINQFEEKRVIYIDLYKDENFAYIEIWDNGGGIKKEILNKIFEPYFTTKHQSQGTGIGLYMTREIIIKHLNGNIKVENINKKYQDKNYLGANFKIIIPVSN; the protein is encoded by the coding sequence ATGTTTCATGAAAAATACTTATCTAAATTAATAATATTTACTCCTATAATATTAATTATATTAGTTACTACTTTAGTAACTTTTACTCAAATTAATAAACTAGAAAATAAGTTTATTGATGATAGTTCTAAACTAAAAGCCAAGCTTATAAATGAAGAAAAAAACAAACTTTCACAAAAAATAGATACTTTAAATGATTATATTTTATATAAAAAATCAACTACAAAAAATATTATAAATGAACAAATTCAAAAAAGAGTTGAGTTAGTTTATAACATTGTTTTACACAAATACAATAAAGATACAGGAATATTAAGGCAAAGTGAAACAAAAAAAGATTTAATAAATATAATCAAGCAGATGAACCTTGATAACAATGGTTATTTCTTTTTAATAGATATTAAGAATAAAAACTTCAAACCTATCATCTATCCTTCAAATAAAAACTATATAAATAAAAATATTACAAATACAAATGATGTTGCTCATCATGAATTTATTTTAAAATCAAAAGAGTTATTAAAAGTAAAAGATGAAGGTTATGTAACTTATACTTTAAAACAAAATATCAATAAATTAAGTGATTATCAAAAAATATCTTTTATAAAAAAGTTTGAGCCATATCATTGGCTTATAGGTTATGGTGAATACTTTGAAATAATTGATAATTTATTAAAGCAAGATGTATTAAATAGAATAAACTCTTTAGCTTATAGTAGTGAACAAAAAATATTTGTATTAGATAAAAATAATAATATTTTAAATAAAAGTGAAGATAAATCACTGAAAATTCAAGATAAAGACTTTATTAAAAAAGTTGAACTTTATAGAAATAGTGATTATGAAAAAACATTTTTTTATTGGACTAAAAATTATGAAAACCTAATTGCTTTTAAATATATAAAAGAGTGGAATTGGGTTTTAGTTAATAGTATTGATTTAAAAAGTTTAGAAAAAACAATTATTGATATTATTGGAAATAAAAAAATTGAAGAAAAAAACTTTATAACATATAGTATAAAAATCGCATTTATTGTTATTTTGATTGGTAGTTTATTGACTTTCTTTTTATCAAAAAGAATAGAGATGATTTTCAAATCTTACAAAAATAATATAGAGAGTCAAAAAAATGCACTAAAAAATATAAATGCAACTTTGGAATCTAAAGTAAAAGAGAAAACAAAAGCACTAGAGCTATTAAATGAACAGTTAAAAGATGAGGTACAAAAAGAGGTACTTAAAAATAGAGAAAAAGACCAAATGCTTTTTAACCAATCAAAAATGGCTGCAATGGGAGAAATGATAGGAAACATTGCCCATCAATGGAGACAACCTCTAAGTACAATAAGTACAGCTGCAAGTGGAATTGCTATTAAAATTGATTATAATTTAGTGTCCCCAGAAGAGATAAAAGATGATTTGAAATCAATAGTAAATACTACACAGTATCTATCTCAAACTATTGAAGATTTTAGAAACTTTTTTAAAGAAAATAAACAAAAAGAGAATTTTAATCTAAAAGATTGCATTAATGATTCATTGAATATTGTTGATTCTTCTTTTAAAAATAATTATATTGAAGTTGTTTTAAATACAGAAGATATAGAAGTACATACTATTAAAAGTGAGTTAACTCAAGCTATATTAAATATATTAACAAATGCAAAAGATATCTTAACAGATAAGATTAATCAATTTGAAGAAAAAAGAGTTATTTATATTGATTTATACAAAGATGAAAACTTTGCTTATATTGAAATTTGGGATAATGGTGGTGGAATAAAAAAAGAGATATTAAATAAAATTTTTGAACCTTATTTTACAACTAAACATCAAAGTCAAGGTACAGGAATAGGGCTTTATATGACTAGAGAAATTATTATAAAGCATCTAAATGGAAATATAAAAGTTGAAAATATAAATAAAAAATACCAAGATAAAAATTATCTTGGTGCTAATTTTAAAATTATAATTCCTGTAAGTAATTAA
- a CDS encoding BatD family protein has translation MKLIKAFFIILLFFNILFADVKINAPTTFTENEPYIFTIKATGSDVTFPKIENISKEKVQTISTSKSINIVNSSMTRSLIRKYRLFPKEDFTIPSFTFEIDGKKEKTNQIVVKKQKVSKSNFSYADFQIIASKKDVYVGEAFKVKLKFKYLSSLNINNLSISNANFKDFWFKQLKDEKQYQDGDYTVNELTYLMFAQKEGELKIEPFRIDMSIINQSSDPFANFGFIQQNAQIKKVYSNALSINTKALPSNVNLIGNFNIKSTVDKTTINQGDSITYKIKIDGYGNIDDIKDIKLDIKNAQVFENKPKINTKVIDSKYYGEYEKTFSIVPLNSINIGAIKLRYFDNKTKNIITKQSDSFFIKVNEVKKEQKKLYLPTKLDEEKKVVIKEVKTSSIKQNIFFFFLGIVFSFIAIYIYKLILKNRENSKKDSNIVTRIKKSKTKAELIKILAAYIKKDNELDKLIFKLEDVNINIKTVKKDIINIIKQMEKQKGKK, from the coding sequence ATGAAACTAATAAAAGCATTTTTTATAATATTACTATTTTTTAATATACTATTTGCAGATGTAAAAATAAATGCACCTACAACATTTACTGAAAATGAACCTTACATATTTACTATTAAAGCAACTGGTTCTGATGTAACTTTTCCTAAAATAGAAAATATCTCAAAAGAAAAAGTACAAACTATTTCAACTTCAAAATCTATAAATATTGTAAACTCATCTATGACAAGAAGTTTGATTAGAAAATATAGACTTTTTCCAAAAGAAGATTTTACTATTCCTAGTTTTACTTTTGAAATTGATGGAAAAAAAGAGAAAACAAATCAAATAGTAGTAAAAAAACAAAAAGTAAGCAAATCAAATTTTTCTTATGCTGATTTTCAAATTATTGCATCAAAAAAAGATGTTTATGTGGGAGAAGCATTTAAAGTAAAACTAAAATTTAAATATCTCTCTTCTTTAAATATAAATAATTTAAGTATTTCAAATGCAAATTTTAAAGACTTTTGGTTTAAGCAATTAAAAGATGAAAAACAGTATCAAGATGGTGATTATACTGTAAATGAGTTGACTTATTTGATGTTTGCACAAAAAGAGGGTGAATTAAAAATTGAACCTTTTAGAATAGATATGAGTATAATAAATCAAAGTTCAGACCCTTTTGCAAATTTTGGATTTATTCAACAAAATGCACAAATAAAAAAAGTCTATTCAAATGCTTTAAGTATAAATACAAAAGCACTTCCATCTAATGTAAATCTAATCGGTAATTTTAATATAAAATCAACTGTTGATAAAACAACTATAAATCAAGGTGATTCAATAACATACAAAATCAAAATTGATGGTTATGGAAATATTGATGATATAAAAGATATAAAATTAGATATAAAAAATGCACAAGTTTTTGAAAATAAACCAAAAATCAATACAAAAGTTATAGACTCAAAATATTATGGAGAGTATGAAAAAACTTTTTCAATAGTTCCTTTAAATAGTATAAATATAGGTGCTATAAAGTTAAGATATTTTGATAATAAAACAAAAAATATAATCACAAAACAGAGTGATTCTTTTTTTATTAAAGTAAATGAAGTAAAAAAAGAGCAAAAAAAATTATATTTACCAACAAAATTGGATGAAGAGAAAAAAGTTGTTATAAAAGAAGTAAAAACATCTTCTATTAAACAAAATATATTTTTCTTCTTTTTAGGTATAGTATTTTCTTTTATTGCTATATATATTTATAAACTGATTTTGAAAAATAGAGAAAATTCAAAAAAAGATAGTAATATTGTCACTAGAATTAAAAAATCAAAAACTAAAGCTGAATTAATAAAAATTCTAGCAGCATATATAAAAAAAGATAATGAGCTTGATAAGTTGATTTTTAAATTAGAAGATGTGAACATTAATATAAAAACAGTAAAAAAAGATATAATAAATATAATAAAACAAATGGAAAAACAAAAAGGTAAAAAGTGA
- a CDS encoding c-type cytochrome — MKKILVSSFVAILLLSGCGEEKTTQKVDDKSVSVNTTDTNTEVKKDDELVNRLSDSSEKISKKVQEASKQIGEIVSTTSKEVGVEASKVVEDLSKKSSEITEKVKEEVKSSSQKIQDSMNNIISSSKSTQVGKQLFLKCSGCHGLNGEKQALGKSQIIQGWDKQKVIDALNGYKNGTYGSAMKGVMKSQVLSLSDDEISQLGEYISSL, encoded by the coding sequence ATGAAAAAAATTTTAGTTAGTTCATTTGTTGCAATTTTATTATTAAGTGGTTGTGGTGAAGAGAAAACAACGCAAAAAGTTGATGATAAAAGTGTAAGTGTAAATACAACTGATACAAACACAGAAGTAAAAAAAGATGATGAGCTAGTAAATAGACTTAGTGATTCAAGTGAAAAAATATCAAAAAAAGTTCAAGAAGCTTCTAAACAAATAGGAGAGATAGTATCTACAACTTCAAAAGAAGTAGGTGTTGAGGCATCTAAAGTAGTTGAAGATTTATCAAAAAAAAGTAGTGAAATAACAGAAAAAGTAAAAGAAGAAGTAAAATCATCAAGTCAAAAAATTCAAGATAGTATGAATAACATAATTTCAAGTAGTAAATCAACACAAGTAGGTAAACAACTATTTTTAAAATGTTCTGGATGTCATGGTTTAAATGGTGAAAAACAAGCTTTAGGAAAATCTCAAATTATTCAAGGTTGGGATAAACAAAAAGTAATTGATGCACTAAATGGCTATAAAAATGGAACATACGGTTCTGCAATGAAAGGTGTGATGAAAAGCCAAGTACTATCTTTAAGTGATGATGAAATTAGTCAATTAGGAGAGTATATCTCTTCTTTATAA